The Mytilus galloprovincialis chromosome 7, xbMytGall1.hap1.1, whole genome shotgun sequence genome has a window encoding:
- the LOC143082282 gene encoding protein sneaky-like — MYKVRFTYQATTDTDINLCVGDTISNVEDVGNGWSMGHNRSTGKTGTFPTSFIVRKLSFKDKVKRMLMAKKMTDELVLMSKNKSESTETLVPQNKAKIPDNILQKRLSHVPGHSNIIGVRLPKLVPKPVKSFGKNIVNSSRGDHRIVKGIFGIFGGVITCGILFVLLRYSYEYSLQNSCYITIGFSLPICAALAMSTHMRCIFLLMVPNLFTGKGRTVFMSIIFALLLAGPVVNIVYNAEQASQSMACTQELIYNQTSILRGQLEEPIRIIERRIYEGLVELRNIANSIKNAIAPVTDAVEAFRNGLSAAKNALENAAKECSNGINTAQSKCEKGINNAKSECEKALKSVDPTRDIINFGKDVANTGESIGNGLGRLFGKKRKRRRAITEQEKNAIELAKQLMGQESPLQRYGIYLKSKNAETITNKTRLHKKHLLKRSKRGVLHKICVVLDIDAVCKVVQVANVLVCKPIKFISTVIEGANTAVKSVLNDVISFFYFDFDGDISTIGNINSSKTAAQIISQVKTDIQSRTKWILTVSGIVSNILVITLLLLFLKSIFYLKKFLSKDRFDNIYISKAFKTYDQQCKEQGKPSVLPLKRKECRNYADTRSPWLSSKEIDHAKTGITKIGIHILIATVIIFFDYVLYFVLMLIDRYGNLNINIGGNSYLNVSVEGSGFISAFLRAFLSTIKLDSDFGVEFNLTTCIPTPSKPDDNNIYKFSFLYFFAFVFLIMQAYGLRLRRKIVTFFYPERDIERMKYLHEKIRHQRKSLLNWLTQHVISRNKQFHMENRITFRGWMEYRCPIFAKYFCPCLPKYKTCISCENKEDGRIRFHQCDKCQSNYCEECFGDMKYICLVCNAKSNMSKR; from the exons ATGTATAAAGTCAGATTTACATACCAGGCCACCACAGATACAGACATAAACCTTTGTGTCGGAGATACTATATCAAACGTTGAAGATGTCGGTAACGGCTGGTCAATGGGACATAATAGGTCAACTGGTAAAACTGGCACATTTCCAACTAGTTTCATTGTCAGGAAATTGTCATTTAAAGACAAGGTCAAAAGAATGTTAATGGCAAAAAAGATGACTGACGAATTAGTCCTGATGTCCAAAAACAAGAGTGAAAGTACAGAAACTTTGGTTCCACAAAACAAGGCCAAAATTCCTGATAATATCTTACAAAAAAGACTTTCTCATGTTCCTGGACATTCAAATATTATAGGTGTCAGACTTCCTAAACTGGTTCCAAAGCCAGTCAAATCCTTTGGAAAGAACATTGTCAACAGCAGCCGTGGAGATCACAGGATCGTAAAAGGCATCTTTGGAATATTTGGAGGTGTTATTACCTGTGGAATCCTGTTTGTTCTTTTGAGATACAGTTATGAGTATTCTCTACAAAACTCTTGCTACATAACAATAGGATTTTCCCTCCCTATATGTGCAGCATTAGCCATGTCTACACACATGAGATGTATCTTTTTACTAATGGTTCCCAACCTGTTCACTGGAAAGGGACGAACTGTATTCATGTCCATTATATTCGCCCTGTTACTTGCTGGTCCCGTAGTAAACATTGTTTACAATGCAGAGCAAGCATCGCAATCAATGGCCTGCACCCAGGAACTGATCTATAACCAGACTTCCATCCTCAGAGGTCAACTAGAAGAACCAATCAGAATAATAGAGAGGAGAATTTATGAAGGCCTTGTCGAACTTAGGAACATTGCAAATTCTATCAAAAATGCTATTGCACCAGTTACTGATGCAGTTGAGGCTTTTAGGAATGGTCTCAGTGCAGCTAAGAATGCACTAGAAAATGCAGCAAAG GAATGCAGTAATGGTATTAATACAGCCCAGTCTAAATGTGAGAAAGGAATTAACAATGCTAAATCTGAGTGTGAAAAAGCCCTCAAATCTGTTGACCCTACAAGGGATATTATCAACTTTGGGAAAGATGTGGCCAATACTGGAGAGTCAATAGGAAATGGTTTAGGTAGATTGTTTgggaaaaaaaggaaaagaaggAGAGCTATTACAGAGCAAGAGAAAAATGCAATAGAGTTAGCTAAACAGTTGATGGGACAAGAATCCCCCTTACAAAGATATGGTATCTATCTAAAATCTAAGAATGCTGAGACGATAACCAATAAAACACGACTGCATAAAAAGCATTTACTGAAAAG GTCAAAAAGAGGTGTTTTGCATAAGATATGTGTGGTTCTAGACATTGATGCTGTTTGTAAAGTTGTCCAAGTAGCCAATGTACTTGTCTGTAAGCCTATTAAATTTATATCCACTGTCATAGAAGGTGCAAATACTGCAGTTAAATCTGTCCTTAATGATGTCATCTCCttcttttattttgactttgatGGAGATATCAGTACAATTGGGAATATCAATTCCTCAAAAACAGCAGCACAAATCATTTCCCAAGTTAAAACAGACATACAGTCAAGAACTAAATGGATTCTAACAGTATCTGGTATAGTCAGTAACATTCTCGTCATCACTCTATTGTTATTATTTCTCAAGTCAATCTTCTACCTTAAGAAATTCCTCAGTAAGGATCGCTTTGACAATATCTACATTTCAAAAGCTTTTAAGACTTACGACCAGCAATGTAAGGAACAGGGAAAACCATCAGTTTTACCGCTGAAGAGAAAGGAATGCAGAAACTACGCTGACACTCGGTCACCATGGCTATCATCGAAAGAAATAGATCATGCTAAAACTGGTATTACTAAAATTGGAATTCATATCTTGATAGCAACTGTAATCATTTTCTTTGACTATGTCCTTTATTTTGTTCTGATGCTCATTGATCGCTATGGTAATCTGAATATAAATATCGGTGGCAACAGTTACCTGAATGTATCAGTAGAGGGCAGTGGatttatttcagcatttttaAGAGCTTTCCTAAGCACTATCAAATTGGATTCAGACTTTGGAGTAGAGTTTAACCTAACAACTTGTATCCCAACTCCCAGTAAACCAGATGATAATAATATCTACAAGTTTAGTTTCCTTTACTTCTTTGCATTTGTGTTCCTTATAATGCAGGCTTATGGTTTACGTTTACGAAGGAAAATTGTCACATTCTTCTATCCAGAACGAGATATTGAGAGGATGAAATATCTTCACGAGAAAATACGACACCAGAGAAAATCTCTGTTGAATTGGTTGACCCAGCATGTCATATCTCGTAACAAGCAATTCCATATGGAAAATCGTATAACTTTCCGTGGATGGATGGAATACCGATGTCCGATATTTGCTAAATATTTCTGCCCTTGTCTACCTAAATATAAGACATGTATCAGCTGTGAAAATAAGGAAGATGGGAGAATTCGCTTCCATCAATGTGATAAATGTCAATCTAATTACTGTGAGGAATGTTTTGGAGATATGAAGTACATTTGTCTTGTTTGTAATGCtaaatcaaacatgtcaaaacGGTGA
- the LOC143082284 gene encoding DC-STAMP domain-containing protein 2-like — protein MTHVEKKAGKSKLRFEETKAEDPPSYNDALRFPDKLFKSDRHTFTCLKAIFGIFCGFFTGGLLFVLLIYSFGFTLNIAGYISIGVTALACLGLALSVHVRCIVVLMIPSLFTGRGRVAILAVIFGLLLSGPIKNISINTSEVSRSMACSTELFQNQSHTLRQQLQVPIEKITDALDKHAKDIKEIGKQIDRAIKPIYDALVAVKNGVQKVSGALDTASQECDRMMNSVYSDCTRELSNAFNKCRKTLRRATTWVPRLDITAVCKILDINKVCIILKPSFVCSPVKALDKAAKKLADFAVNLVKDIDKWFQFNIIKKSQNDKVYNATKTAKEFIAEIEKALTDKKITFTYIVEIMSKLLALSLLLLLTQSFFYLKNYLAKDEFDNIYITSQFKGYDSKIREKGQQGVLPLQKKEKKLYTDSTSFMMSPKERSQSLMGISQLLLHVLLSALIVFLNYVLFYILFLVNRYGQVNVEVTGKSKINLKVRGGQMAAFINSFINNINIENTYEASYNTTVCLPSPTPPDATDIPVLCSAYAAALLLVLLQAYGARYNRKICAFYYPEQEKERIAFLQKKILYNRKGRHTFIKQHVTSIKNQKIAEQRMSVKQMLSAICPCFKVKKTDLKFCMNCGAIQGSSCTLQECKNTNCTSTYCSDCFNDCGHTCPICRK, from the exons ATGACACATGTGGAAAAAAAAGCAGGAAAATCAAAACTTCGATTTGAAGAGACAAAGGCTGAAGACCCACCCTCATACAATGATGCCCTTAGATTTCCTGACAAACTATTTAAAAGTGACCGCCATACATTCACCTGCCTGAAGGCTATATTTGGTATCTTCTGTGGATTTTTTACTGGTGGATTACTGTTTGTTCTGCTAATCTACAGTTTTGGTTTTACCTTAAATATAGCTGGGTATATATCTATTGGAGTCACAGCCCTAGCATGTCTAGGTCTAGCACTATCTGTCCATGTCCGCTGTATCGTGGTATTGATGATTCCTAGTCTATTCACTGGTAGAGGAAGGGTAGCCATCTTGGCAGTTATATTTGGACTCCTGTTATCAGGACCAATCAAAAACATCTCTATAAATACTTCAGAAGTATCAAGAAGTATGGCCTGTAGTACTGAACTCTTTCAGAATCAGTCACACACTCTCAGACAGCAGCTTCAGGTACCAATTGAGAAAATTACTGATGCCCTGGACAAACACGCTAAAGATATAAAGGAAATTGGAAAACAAATAGATAGAGCCATAAAACCAATTTATGACGCTCTTGTTGCTGTTAAAAATGGTGTCCAGAAAGTGAGCGGTGCACTGGATACAGCTTCACAG GAGTGTGACAGAATGATGAACAGTGTGTATAGTGACTGTACAAGAGAACTCAGCAATGCATTCAATAAATGTAGGAAGACACTTCGTAGAGCTACAAC GTGGGTTCCACGTTTAGATATCACAGCAGTCTGTAAAATCCTTGATATAAACAAGGTCTGCATTATACTCAAACCATCTTTTGTATGTTCACCAGTCAAAGCACTTGATAAAGCAGCTAAGAAACTTGCTGATTTTGCTGTCAATCTGGTCAAAGATATCGATAAATGGTTTCAATTTAACATCATCAAGAAGTCTCAGAATGACAAGGTCTATAATGCTACTAAAACAGCTAAAGAATTCATTGCTGAGATTGAGAAAGCTCTGACCGACAAGAAAATAACATTTACTTACATCGTGGAAATTATGAGCAAACTTTTAGCTCTTTCCCTTCTGTTGCTCCTAAcccaatcatttttttatttgaaaaattatctgGCCAAGGATGAATTTGATAACATTTACATAACTTCCCAGTTTAAGGGTTATGATTCTAAAATAAGAGAGAAAGGACAACAGGGTGTGTTACCTCTTCAAAAGAAGGAAAAGAAACTCTACACAGATAGTACATCCTTTATGATGTCTCCAAAAGAAAGAAGTCAGAGTTTGATGGGTATTTCTCAGCTCCTCCTACACGTGTTACTGAGTGCTCTGATTGTGTTCCTTAATTACGTACTGTTCTACATATTGTTCCTTGTAAACAGGTATGGCCAGGTAAATGTAGAGGTcactggaaaaagtaaaataaacctAAAGGTCAGAGGAGGACAAATGGCTGcttttataaacagttttataaataacattaacattgAAAACACATACGAAGCTAGCTATAATACAACTGTATGCCTGCCAAGTCCTACACCTCCAGATGCTACGGACATTCCAGTTCTTTGTTCAGCTTATGCAGCTGCTCTTCTCCTGGTTTTACTGCAAGCCTATGGAGCAAGATACAATCGTAAAATATGTGCCTTCTACTATCCTGAACAGGAAAAAGAACGTATTGCTTTTCTGCAGAAGAAAATCCTTTACAACCGCAAGGGAAGGCACACATTCATTAAACAACATGTTACTTCAATAAAGAATCAAAAAATTGCTGAGCAGAGAATGTCTGTAAAACAAATGTTATCTGCAATATGTCCCTGCTTTAAAGTGAAAAAAACAGATCTAAAATTCTGTATGAACTGTGGAGCTATTCAAGGGTCCAGTTGTACATTACAAGAATGTAAAAACACAAACTGCACATCAACTTATTGTTCTGATTGTTTTAATGATTGTGGACATACTTGTCCTATCTGTagaaaataa